The Morococcus cerebrosus sequence CGTTGTTCCAGTCAATAAAATTCATGCAGATTTATTGGGTGCCCGCCCGGATATTGCTGCACAAAAAGCTATGTTGGAATCTCGGTTCAATACGGTCAAAGCAACAGAAGCTGAGTTTTACCCAAATATAGAACTCAAAGTTTTGGCAGGTCTGGCACATATTGATGCTTTTAATGTTGTACGAGGACGCACATCGGGTATGATCGGCGTACTTCCTGCCTTAAATCTACCAATTTTTACTTCAGGAGCATTACAATCTAAGTTGGCAGGGCGGCGTGCTGAATATAACGAACAGGTAGCCCTTTATGACCGTACTGTTTTAAATGTTATGCGTGCTGCTGCTGATGCAGTTGTTGACTATCAAAATATGCAGAAACGACAAAGCGTTTGGGAAAAAATGCAGGAAACTGCTGAAAAAACAGTCCGTAACGCGAATAGCCGTGTCAATGCGGGATTAGATAATGGTCTATCTGCTCTACAAAAACAGAACGAACTTCTGCAATTAAAAATGCAGAAAGCACAATATCAAGCCGAGTCATTGATTGCATGGAGCAATTTAAATACCCAACTGGGCGGAGGATTTAAGCTTGAGCCTTTGGGACGAAATGTCTCAAAAAAAAGTACAGGTAAAAAGGTACGCTGAGGAAAACAATGGCGGCTTGTTAATCAAGCTGCCATTTTGCTCTCTGTGGATTGCTGATAGGGTATAAGTGGACTAGTAACAATTAGGGAGTGTAAAGAAAGTTTTATAGAAATGCCAATATGATCCTCAATCAACTTACTATTTTAGTTTTCCCTTTGGTGTATTTGAATAATAGGGGCTGGCTGTTTAGGAGGGATGACTAGGCTTCAAATGATGTTTTGCTTGAGAAAAACACAAAACCCGTTACTTAAAAAGCAGCGGGTTTTGTGTTTTTCGGTTTTGAGTATCTGATATAAGGGGAACAGTATGTCTCGTATATGCGCACTCCGATAAGATAAGAAAATGAAGAGGGGGGATCGTTGTTTAATGACTCGAAGCAGGACGGCATCCGAGTGATTACTATTATATAATAATAGTAATTATTATCAATAACAAATTTTTAAATTCAAGATAACTTTCTGAAAGATATGAAAATTATTTTTTAGATTCGAGTGAAGGCTAAAGTAAAAGATGAAAATATTAAGTATCTAATTGATTTTATTAGTGTTTGAATAAGATATTCTGAACAGCCATTGGTTTATTGGCGTAGTGTACGGTATGTATTAATTAGAAGGTTGGTTAAAATAAAGTGGTCTTGCTACTTTAATAGCAAGACCACTTTATTTTCAATAACTTAAAATTTTGATTTTAGAATAAAGAGTCTAACTGTCTATTATTGCCGGTATTGCTTGGCAAAACCGGTTCCTCTTGTAACTCTTGGCGTCCAGGGCGATTAGAGTTTTGGGCATCAGACACATTGTCGTCAGAAGGTTGACGAGTACGTCTAGATGATTGAGGGATCGGGCGTGGTGCTACTCCACCGTTTTCCAAGGCTAAGTCAGAACTGGTAGTTAGTCGTTCCTTCATATAATACTCGCCACCATTAGCAACTATTCCTTCAGGTGCTTTCATTCCCTTGATCTCAGTGCCTTTGAGAGCGTAACGCATATAATCTACCCATACCGGAACTGCAATCGTTCCACCATAACCTGCACGCCCCATACTGCGAGGTTTGTCAAAACCAACATAAACAGCCGTTACCACTTTGGGATTAAAACCGACAAACCATGCATCCTTGTTGTCATTGGTCGTTCCGGTTTTACCGGCAATGTCGCTTCGACCTAATGCTGTTGCACCTCGAGCAGTACCAGCACGGACTACATCTTGCATAATTTTATACATGATATATGCGTTTCGAGGATCAATCGCCTGAGGAGCATTTTCTCCGGCAATTAAGGGTTGCATCTGTGCTTTCAGACGACCTTGGCTATCGTAGATTTTGTCAATCACATAAGCTGAGATTTTATATCCGCCATTAGCAAAAACACTATATGCTTCTGCAATACGGAGTGGAGTGGTTTCTCCAGTACCTAAAGCCATTGATAAACTTGAGGGAAGTTCAGACGGTTTGAAACCAAAACGTTGGGCATATTGCTGGGTATATCCAATTCCGATAGACATCAGGATGCGGATAGAAACCATATTTTTCGATGCGGTTAATGCTTGGCGCAATGTAATATAACCAGAATAACGCCCATCTGAATTTTTGGGTGACCACACGCTACCATTTGCTCCTTTTCCTGGTAGGGATATTGGGGCATCATTGATCATGGTTGAGGCTGTCATGCCTTTAGCTAATGCAGCGGAATATACAAAAGGCTTGAATGTTGAACCAGGTTGGCGCATGGCCTGAGTTGCTCGGTTAAAAGTTTTGCTATGATAGTCATAGCCACCAACTAATGCTTGAACAGCCCCAGTTTTGGCATCTAAAGATACTAATGCACCTTGCAATAAAGGTTCTTGTACAACAGTCCAGCCATTACCAATATTTTTCACTCTGATGACAGAGCCGCGTCGAATACGGTCTTCTCCCATTTTTTCATTATTAACCGCTTTGGCTGCAAAACCTAACGATTTAGCGTCAAGAGTCATTTTACGGCCATTGGGTAGTTGGATTTGTACTGCTTTCCGGGAAGCTTCCAATACAACCGCAGGAACCATTTTATCCACAGTATATAAAGTAGATAAATATTGGCTGACTGTTTCTTCAACATCATCTGTTTTGCTGAGGTCAATATAATTTTCCGCTCCTCTGTAACTGCTGCCTCGGTCAAAGTTTCTTAAGACTTTGCGCAATGCTTCGGTAGCAACACGCTGATTTGCGGTATTTACGGTTGTATAAACGTGAAAACCTTGAGTGTAGGCTTCTTCGCCATATTTTTCATATAGTTCTTGACGAACCATTTCTGCTACATACAACGCGTTTTGATCAATTTTTTGTACAAATCGCTCATAATGTAATTCTTCTTTTAATGCGTCGTCACGTTGCTGAGACGTAATCATCCCTTCTTCCAGCATATTATTCAGGATATAAGTTTGCCGCAGTTTGGCGCGTTCAGGATTCACAATGGGATTATATGCAGAAGGAGCCTTAGGTAGGCCAGCCAGCATGGCAGCCTCGGCCAAAGTCAAATCCTTAACATTTTTGTTGAAATAAATCTGCGCTGCCGAAGCAAACCCGTAAGCACGCTGCCCCAAGTAAATTTGGTTGAAGTAAAGCTCTAAAATCTTATCCTTGCTCAAGGATTGTTCAATTTTATAGGCTAAAAGTGCTTCATTAAATTTTCGGGTAAATGTACGTTCACTGCTTAAATAGAAGTTTTTGGCAACCTGTTGCGTAATAGTGCTTGCACCAGATTGAACGCCTCCCGCAACGATATTACTAATCGCTGCTCGGGCAATGCCCCAAACATCTACGCCCCAATGTTCGTAAAAGCGTTTGTCTTCTGCGGCAATAACCGCGTTCTTGAGAATATCGGGGAAGTCGTTGATTTTGGTAAATTCACGCCGTTGCTCACCATAGACGCCAATAATTTGCCCGTCTGCCGAGTAAATGGTCAATGGCATTTTGGGTTGGTAGTGTTGTAAGGAGTCTAAGGGGGGGAGTTTGGGGTAGGTTACTAAAATTGCTATAGCAATCAATCCAGTAGTAAAAATTGCTAGGCCTAACATCAAACCGATACAGGTTGTTATAATCTTTTTAATCATGACTAGGTAATAATTTTGCCATTATTGGTATTAAATAAAGTAAAATAGATATCGATTTCTATAAAACACGGCATTTCTCGTGTAAAGAGGAAGTCCTTTACGGATATCGAAACAGTTACTCACTCCTAATAATACAGGGAAATCTTATGATTGGCTTATCAAAAAACCCTAAAAATACAACTGGTAAGGCTGGAAAGTCCTCTTCAGGGTTAAGCAACCGTTCTTCCATCGGCATCGATATTAGTCAGCATGCCATCAAGATGGTTCAGCTGTCAGGGCGTAGTTTAAACCAAATTCAGTTGGAAAAATACGTTATTACTAAATTACCTAAAAATATTGTAAAAGGTAACAAAATTCAAGATTACGACCAGCTTGTTACTTATTTGCAACATGCATATTCGCAATTACGCAGTTCTTGCAAGAATATTATTGCAGCTATCCCTCAAGGATTGGCGACGATTGAGCAAGTGGTTTATTCACAAAAAGATACTGAGTTGGATTTGGATGAATTTGCAGAATCTGAAATCTCCTCGATCGGGCCTATCGATGAAATAAACTATGATTATCAGGTCGTAGGTGCGTCTGTTATTCCGGCAGGGCAGCAGATTTTGACGGTTGCAGCGCGTAAGGATGATGTTGAGCCTATGATCGAAATGTTTGAGGGGGCGGGATTGTCCTTATCGGCGTTAGATTTGGATTTATTGGCGCAGCATAATGCCTTCGTATTTTGGATTAACCAGTACGCTCCTGAATTAACAAATGAAAAAGTTGCTATATTTGGGATTTATGCAACACAGATGTATGCGCTGATTATTCAGAATGGGCAAATCCTATACAAGCAGGAAATGCCTGTAAGTACTGAGCAATTGAACCAATTGATTCAACGTACATATCAGGTTACAGAAGAAAAAGCTGCTCAAATGATGGTATCTACGAGCAAGCCAACTGATTATCAAACACAAATCGCAGACCGCTTCAATGTTCAAGTGGCTCAGGAAGTGCAAAGAGTACTACAGTTTTATTACACCACACAGCCGACAGATGCTTTTTCGAATGTAAAGCATATTTTATTAACTGGTTCTGCATCACAACAGACTGGTTTGGCTGAAAGCATTTTTTCGCAGACAAATACAGCGACACAATGTATTCAACCAGTTACATATGTGGAGCGAGGTGGTAAGGTCGATTTGTCACAGTTACAAGTTGATGCTTCTGCTTTGACACTTGCATTTGGATTAGCATTAAGGGGATTGTAATATGACTGAATTAATTAAAATTAATCTTCTTCCATATAGAGAAGAAATTAAGCAACGTAAAAGACAGCAATTTAAAATTTTGATGCTTTCTTCGTTATTAATAGGAGTTGGTTTATCTGCAATAGCTTATTTAGCGATCAATAATGCTATTAGTGATCAAGAAAGTAGGAATGCATTTTTGGAAGCAGAAATTACCAAGTTAGATAATGATTTAGGAGAAATAAAAAAATTACAGCAGGAAAAAGAAAACTTCTTAGCTAAAAAGCAAAAAGTCGAGGAGTTGCAAGAAAAACGCTCCCAAGCTGCATATATCATCGATAGTTTGAATGTGGTTATTCCAGATAATACTTATATCACTTCTCTTGATGCAGAAAATCCGACTTCTTATAAGATTACAGGTCGAGCGATTAGCGATAATAAAATTGCCATGTTTATGCGGTCTTTGCCAAGTACAGGTATTTTTACGCAGCCAGAACTTTTGGAAATTAAGAAAATTGATAATTATCAAGAGTTTAATATTAAATCTATGATTGGTTCTGCGAGTATTCCAGTCAAGTCGGAGAGAGAAACAATTAATGATGATCCGACGAAAGAACAGAATGGGGAGGAAAAATAAATGGCCTCAGCAAAAGTAAAAAATTTGGATATTCAGAATTTATATTTGTTGAATCCTGCTGCAAAGTTTGTATTAGCTGCATTAGCAGTTGTAGGAGTATTGGCAGTTGGCTATGGAATAGTATTTCGTGATCAGCTGGAAACACTTTCAACCCAAGAGGCAAAGGAGGCGGAGTTAAAGGAAACATATACGAAAAAGAGTATTGAGGCTGCAAGTTTGGATAACTTGAAAGCTGAATTAACATCTATTCGTTCTTCATTTGACATCTTGTTAAAACAGCTACCGACTGATGCTGAAATTCCTACTTTGATTCAAGAACTGCACCAGGCAGGTTCAGCAAACGGTCTTCGCTTAGATAGCGTAGTTCCACAGGTTCCGGTCAATGATGGGCCGATACAGAAGTTACCGTATGAAATATCGATTACGGGCAAATATAATCAGATTAACCAATTTGCTAGAGATGTTGGTGGTTTATCGCGGATAATTACATTGGAGTCGTTAAAAATATCTCATGTTTCAGATAGTAAAAATAGCAAAGATAGTAAAAATGATATTTTAACGCTCAGAGCAATTGCGACGACGTATAAAGCTCGCCCAGCAGATGAAGTAGCAGCGGAACTTGCCGCTCAGCAGAGTCAGGCACAGGGGGATTCAGAAAATGGCCAAGCCAATTCTGAACAAAAACAATAAATGATAGGAAAATCATGAAAAATAAAATTTTCTTACTTACAAGTATCCTGTCATTGACGGGGTGTACACCGGCATATGACGATTTGAATGAGTGGATGACTAAGACACGTCAGGATGCTAAGTCTCATATCATTCCGTTTGAGGCTCCGGTAGTGAACCCTCCGGCTGTTTATAATCCACCGGCTTACAGTGGTTTAAATGCATTCGATTTTCGACGGTTGGATAATGCCCCTAAAGGTAATAACGCCCCAAATCCTAATCGTCCAAAAGAAACATTGGAAGCATTCAGTTTAGAAAATATGCGGTACGTAGGGATGCTGAGTAATGGCAGTAAAACTGCCGGTTTTATTGATGTAAATGGACATGTCTATACAGTTTATCCGGGGAATTACATCGGACAAAATTATGGAAAAATCCAAAGCATTACTGAAGATTTGATTGTTTTGACAGAATTGGTTGAGGATAGTTCGGGCAATTGGATTTATCGAAAGGCC is a genomic window containing:
- a CDS encoding pilus assembly protein PilP, yielding MKNKIFLLTSILSLTGCTPAYDDLNEWMTKTRQDAKSHIIPFEAPVVNPPAVYNPPAYSGLNAFDFRRLDNAPKGNNAPNPNRPKETLEAFSLENMRYVGMLSNGSKTAGFIDVNGHVYTVYPGNYIGQNYGKIQSITEDLIVLTELVEDSSGNWIYRKAELSLSNNAENSSNDIGNASATNSN
- the pilM gene encoding type IV pilus assembly protein PilM — protein: MIGLSKNPKNTTGKAGKSSSGLSNRSSIGIDISQHAIKMVQLSGRSLNQIQLEKYVITKLPKNIVKGNKIQDYDQLVTYLQHAYSQLRSSCKNIIAAIPQGLATIEQVVYSQKDTELDLDEFAESEISSIGPIDEINYDYQVVGASVIPAGQQILTVAARKDDVEPMIEMFEGAGLSLSALDLDLLAQHNAFVFWINQYAPELTNEKVAIFGIYATQMYALIIQNGQILYKQEMPVSTEQLNQLIQRTYQVTEEKAAQMMVSTSKPTDYQTQIADRFNVQVAQEVQRVLQFYYTTQPTDAFSNVKHILLTGSASQQTGLAESIFSQTNTATQCIQPVTYVERGGKVDLSQLQVDASALTLAFGLALRGL
- a CDS encoding type 4a pilus biogenesis protein PilO, with the protein product MASAKVKNLDIQNLYLLNPAAKFVLAALAVVGVLAVGYGIVFRDQLETLSTQEAKEAELKETYTKKSIEAASLDNLKAELTSIRSSFDILLKQLPTDAEIPTLIQELHQAGSANGLRLDSVVPQVPVNDGPIQKLPYEISITGKYNQINQFARDVGGLSRIITLESLKISHVSDSKNSKDSKNDILTLRAIATTYKARPADEVAAELAAQQSQAQGDSENGQANSEQKQ
- a CDS encoding penicillin-binding protein 1A, producing the protein MIKKIITTCIGLMLGLAIFTTGLIAIAILVTYPKLPPLDSLQHYQPKMPLTIYSADGQIIGVYGEQRREFTKINDFPDILKNAVIAAEDKRFYEHWGVDVWGIARAAISNIVAGGVQSGASTITQQVAKNFYLSSERTFTRKFNEALLAYKIEQSLSKDKILELYFNQIYLGQRAYGFASAAQIYFNKNVKDLTLAEAAMLAGLPKAPSAYNPIVNPERAKLRQTYILNNMLEEGMITSQQRDDALKEELHYERFVQKIDQNALYVAEMVRQELYEKYGEEAYTQGFHVYTTVNTANQRVATEALRKVLRNFDRGSSYRGAENYIDLSKTDDVEETVSQYLSTLYTVDKMVPAVVLEASRKAVQIQLPNGRKMTLDAKSLGFAAKAVNNEKMGEDRIRRGSVIRVKNIGNGWTVVQEPLLQGALVSLDAKTGAVQALVGGYDYHSKTFNRATQAMRQPGSTFKPFVYSAALAKGMTASTMINDAPISLPGKGANGSVWSPKNSDGRYSGYITLRQALTASKNMVSIRILMSIGIGYTQQYAQRFGFKPSELPSSLSMALGTGETTPLRIAEAYSVFANGGYKISAYVIDKIYDSQGRLKAQMQPLIAGENAPQAIDPRNAYIMYKIMQDVVRAGTARGATALGRSDIAGKTGTTNDNKDAWFVGFNPKVVTAVYVGFDKPRSMGRAGYGGTIAVPVWVDYMRYALKGTEIKGMKAPEGIVANGGEYYMKERLTTSSDLALENGGVAPRPIPQSSRRTRQPSDDNVSDAQNSNRPGRQELQEEPVLPSNTGNNRQLDSLF
- a CDS encoding PilN domain-containing protein encodes the protein MTELIKINLLPYREEIKQRKRQQFKILMLSSLLIGVGLSAIAYLAINNAISDQESRNAFLEAEITKLDNDLGEIKKLQQEKENFLAKKQKVEELQEKRSQAAYIIDSLNVVIPDNTYITSLDAENPTSYKITGRAISDNKIAMFMRSLPSTGIFTQPELLEIKKIDNYQEFNIKSMIGSASIPVKSERETINDDPTKEQNGEEK